A stretch of Geobacter sp. DNA encodes these proteins:
- the xerD gene encoding site-specific tyrosine recombinase XerD — protein sequence MNEYLDLFLSYLVVEKGLSRNTLEAYSRDVAGYLGYLERQGVATATDGRPLDISGYLAELKGAGLAPRSRARVLSAIRMFHKFLVIEGYATVNPASLIEAPKTLHRLPSVLSSREVELLLAAPVGDDPGAIRDRAMLELLYATGLRVSELVSLRVQDINLNAGYLLTMGKGSKERVVPIGDSARDQLNDYLGRARPELGKSGDSAHLFLSRLGNGMSRQAFWNIIKKRALEGGIVKNISPHTLRHSFATHLLENGADLRSVQLMLGHADLSTTQIYTHITRERLKRLHAEHHPRG from the coding sequence ATGAACGAATACCTGGACCTCTTCCTGAGCTATCTCGTGGTGGAGAAGGGGTTGTCCCGCAATACCCTGGAGGCGTACAGCCGGGACGTGGCAGGCTACCTGGGGTATCTGGAGCGGCAGGGGGTGGCAACGGCGACAGATGGCCGGCCGCTGGATATCAGCGGCTACCTGGCGGAACTGAAGGGGGCCGGACTTGCCCCGCGCAGCCGGGCCAGGGTGCTGTCGGCCATCCGCATGTTCCACAAGTTCCTGGTCATCGAAGGGTATGCGACGGTCAATCCCGCGTCGCTCATCGAGGCGCCCAAGACCCTGCACCGGTTGCCGTCGGTACTTTCGTCCCGCGAGGTGGAGCTGCTCCTGGCGGCTCCTGTTGGCGACGATCCGGGCGCCATCCGCGACAGGGCTATGCTGGAGCTTCTGTATGCCACCGGCCTCCGGGTTTCCGAGCTGGTGTCACTCAGGGTCCAGGACATCAACCTGAACGCCGGCTATCTCCTGACCATGGGGAAGGGTTCGAAGGAGCGGGTGGTGCCGATCGGCGATTCGGCCCGGGACCAGTTGAACGACTATCTCGGCCGGGCACGGCCCGAACTGGGGAAGTCGGGCGATTCGGCCCATCTCTTTCTCAGCAGGCTCGGCAACGGCATGAGCCGTCAGGCATTCTGGAACATCATCAAGAAACGCGCGCTGGAGGGGGGGATTGTGAAAAACATCTCCCCCCATACCCTGCGCCATTCCTTTGCGACGCACCTGTTGGAAAACGGGGCGGATCTGCGGAGTGTCCAACTGATGCTCGGCCATGCCGACCTCTCCACGACCCAGATCTATACCCACATTACCCGTGAGAGGCTGAAACGGCTTCATGCGGAGCATCATCCCCGCGGCTGA
- the glnD gene encoding [protein-PII] uridylyltransferase, with translation MEFSINKYFPDETHETGDAGKASFEEKRPLYFTASKRFLAHYRQVIMEKHRAGASGEEVVQHITKMTDTMIIKLFRSILEDLPPVKRRDEQLTLVATGGYGRGELNPFSDIDLMFLYKGKDSARIEDIAQKLLYFLWDMRLDVGYSVRTIPDCIEMAGSDLTIRTALLDSRYLAGGRLLFKELQKVIFTQILTKGSDAFIREKLAEMRKRREKYGSSVYILEPNLKEGEGGLRDLHTAIWAAKSKYKVATLRELIIKGVLAEEELDEYSRALSYLWRIRNELHYLAGRKNDQLTFDAQNRVAEFLGYQDNGRVLAVEEFMRDYYLHANDVEHFSSLLVNKCVTREEGAFRIIGYFIRRPIGEGFYVLKGELVVPDESVIEKDPARLMKLFEYAQKQGVSLSLRAKALIRRSLDLVNDKFRRSREVNASFFNILRSDKGVAETLRLMHHLQFLNRFIPEFERTYCKVQHDLYHIYTVDIHSLFAVEEIIRLWKGEHAEDLPLLTQVARDVDKRELLLLAVLMHDIGKGGGGRHAELGAEMMPTIARRMGLSKEDSERLEFLIRHHILLAHIAQRRDLNDEKMIVQFARQMGTSENLKMLYLLTYADIKAVGPDVWTEWKGRLTQELYEKAFQVLERGDFRMEASSERVKKVKRQVIELLGDEFPLPAVKEELKAMAIRHLLANPPKVLAEHVKILLSLEGKTIVTRVEHDHEGGFSNCTVCTLDVPGLFSMITGVMAANGMNILGAQIHTGTNGKALDVLQVNAPQGFVITDPARWARLDEDLRQVLQGQVNVRTLVEKRQRGTVLTDRPRPRFPTRVEIDNEVSADYTVIDIYTHDKVGLLYSITSTLTELGLYIGISKISTKVDQVADVFYVKDIFGHKVTSDRKVEEIRERLCKAIDEL, from the coding sequence ATGGAATTCAGCATCAACAAGTATTTCCCGGATGAAACGCACGAAACGGGCGATGCCGGCAAGGCCTCCTTCGAGGAGAAGCGGCCGCTCTATTTCACCGCCAGCAAGCGTTTTCTCGCCCATTACCGGCAGGTCATCATGGAGAAGCACCGTGCAGGCGCCTCCGGCGAAGAGGTGGTGCAGCACATCACCAAGATGACCGACACCATGATCATCAAGCTGTTCCGCTCCATCCTGGAGGATCTGCCTCCGGTCAAGCGGAGGGACGAACAGCTGACCCTGGTTGCCACCGGCGGCTATGGCCGCGGCGAATTGAACCCCTTTTCCGACATCGACCTGATGTTCCTCTACAAGGGGAAGGACTCTGCCCGGATCGAGGATATTGCCCAGAAACTCCTCTATTTCCTCTGGGACATGCGTCTCGATGTCGGCTACTCCGTCCGGACCATACCCGATTGCATCGAGATGGCGGGAAGCGACCTGACGATCAGGACGGCACTGCTGGACAGCCGCTACCTGGCCGGCGGGCGGCTCTTGTTCAAGGAGCTGCAGAAAGTGATCTTCACCCAGATCCTGACCAAGGGGAGCGATGCCTTCATCCGCGAGAAGCTGGCGGAGATGCGCAAGCGGCGGGAAAAGTACGGCTCGTCGGTTTATATCCTGGAGCCGAACCTCAAGGAGGGGGAAGGGGGGCTTCGGGATCTGCATACCGCCATCTGGGCGGCTAAGAGCAAATACAAGGTCGCTACCCTGCGTGAACTGATCATCAAGGGGGTGCTGGCCGAAGAGGAGCTGGACGAGTATTCCCGTGCGCTCTCCTATCTCTGGCGGATCAGGAACGAGCTCCATTACCTGGCCGGCAGGAAGAACGACCAGCTCACCTTCGATGCCCAGAACAGGGTAGCCGAGTTCCTCGGCTATCAGGACAACGGGCGGGTCCTTGCCGTCGAGGAGTTCATGCGGGACTACTACCTGCATGCCAACGATGTGGAGCATTTCTCCTCGCTCCTGGTCAACAAGTGCGTCACCCGCGAGGAAGGGGCCTTCAGGATCATCGGCTACTTCATCCGCCGCCCCATCGGCGAGGGGTTCTACGTCCTCAAGGGTGAACTGGTGGTGCCGGACGAATCGGTGATTGAAAAGGACCCGGCCCGGCTGATGAAGTTGTTCGAGTATGCCCAGAAGCAGGGGGTCAGCCTCAGTCTCAGGGCAAAGGCCCTGATCCGGCGCAGTCTCGACCTGGTGAACGACAAGTTCCGGCGCAGCCGCGAGGTGAATGCCTCGTTCTTCAACATCCTCCGGAGCGACAAGGGGGTTGCCGAGACCCTCCGGCTGATGCATCACCTGCAGTTCCTGAACCGGTTCATCCCCGAATTCGAGCGGACCTACTGCAAGGTCCAGCACGATCTCTATCACATCTACACCGTCGACATCCATTCCCTCTTTGCCGTGGAGGAGATCATCCGGCTCTGGAAGGGAGAACATGCCGAAGACCTGCCGCTTCTGACCCAGGTCGCCCGTGACGTGGACAAGCGGGAACTCCTTTTGCTGGCGGTCCTGATGCACGATATCGGCAAGGGGGGAGGAGGGCGCCACGCCGAGCTGGGGGCGGAGATGATGCCGACCATTGCCCGCCGCATGGGCCTTTCCAAGGAGGACAGTGAGCGGCTGGAGTTCCTGATCCGGCACCATATCCTCCTGGCGCACATTGCCCAGCGCCGCGATCTCAACGACGAGAAGATGATCGTCCAGTTTGCCCGCCAGATGGGAACCAGCGAAAACCTGAAGATGCTCTACCTGTTGACCTATGCCGACATCAAGGCGGTCGGTCCCGATGTCTGGACTGAATGGAAGGGACGGCTGACACAGGAGCTCTACGAGAAGGCGTTCCAGGTCCTGGAGCGGGGCGATTTCCGCATGGAGGCGAGCAGCGAGCGGGTGAAGAAGGTGAAGCGACAGGTCATCGAGCTTCTGGGGGATGAGTTCCCGCTCCCGGCGGTGAAGGAGGAGTTGAAGGCCATGGCCATCCGCCACCTCCTGGCCAATCCGCCCAAGGTGCTGGCGGAACATGTGAAGATCCTCCTCTCCCTGGAGGGGAAGACCATCGTTACCCGTGTCGAGCACGACCACGAAGGGGGCTTTTCCAACTGCACCGTCTGCACCCTCGATGTGCCGGGCCTGTTCTCCATGATCACCGGGGTGATGGCGGCCAACGGCATGAACATCCTCGGCGCTCAGATCCACACCGGCACCAACGGCAAGGCCCTGGACGTGCTGCAGGTCAATGCCCCCCAGGGGTTCGTCATCACCGATCCGGCCCGGTGGGCGCGGCTGGACGAGGACCTGAGGCAGGTCCTGCAGGGCCAGGTGAATGTCCGCACCCTGGTGGAAAAGCGCCAGCGGGGCACCGTGCTCACCGACCGCCCCCGGCCCCGCTTCCCGACCAGGGTGGAGATCGACAACGAGGTCTCTGCCGATTATACGGTCATCGACATCTATACCCACGACAAGGTCGGTCTGCTCTACAGCATCACCAGCACCCTGACCGAGCTGGGGCTCTATATCGGCATCTCCAAGATATCCACCAAGGTGGACCAGGTTGCCGACGTCTTCTACGTCAAGGATATCTTCGGGCACAAGGTAACCAGCGACAGGAAGGTAGAGGAGATCAGGGAGCGTCTCTGCAAGGCCATTGACGAGCTATGA
- a CDS encoding AMIN domain-containing protein, which translates to MLMSAQVRAEDDQPRTAKKQAVVKKKVQKGKAATAKATKATKATKGARKKSSAASEKKPVAKPPKVAEAPAPVSKPMAVVKEFRSWSNPDYTRIAVTLDHEARFEYHQLGQNRETGIPGRLYLDIGNAHVGPGVKDIPIADGLLKTARIGQFRPDTVRVVLDMESIKDYKVFTFSDPYRILIDVRGERRMEISSLRERIESAPSLPPPAKEPAVEKPLRPTVAKAVPVAIGKIRRVVVDPGHGGHDPGAIGAGGTREKDVVLAIGLKLAKRLKEELGLDVVMTRSTDVFLELQERTAIANQVGADLFISVHANAAPNRASAGIETYYLSLAKTEKAAQLAAKENGTSLEKVSLLQAVLFDLMVNYKINDSAHLAEVVQKELHHKVDVQYPVKSLGVKQGPFYVLVGATMPSILVETAFLSNEKEEQRLRDAQYQEMTADGIMEGVRAYIVSQHQQSAYVRQGDTGR; encoded by the coding sequence ATGCTCATGTCCGCTCAGGTCAGGGCCGAAGACGACCAGCCGCGAACCGCGAAAAAACAGGCTGTTGTGAAGAAAAAGGTCCAAAAAGGCAAGGCTGCGACGGCCAAGGCGACAAAGGCGACAAAGGCGACCAAAGGTGCCCGGAAAAAGAGCTCTGCCGCTTCGGAAAAGAAGCCTGTTGCGAAACCGCCGAAGGTGGCGGAGGCCCCGGCGCCCGTGAGCAAGCCAATGGCCGTGGTTAAGGAGTTCCGCTCCTGGTCCAATCCGGATTACACCCGGATTGCGGTAACCCTGGATCACGAGGCACGCTTCGAGTATCACCAGTTGGGCCAGAACCGGGAGACAGGCATTCCGGGTCGGCTCTATCTCGATATCGGCAATGCGCACGTCGGGCCCGGCGTGAAAGACATTCCCATTGCCGACGGCCTCCTGAAGACCGCCCGGATAGGGCAGTTCCGGCCGGATACGGTGCGGGTGGTGCTGGACATGGAGAGTATCAAGGACTACAAGGTCTTTACCTTTTCCGATCCCTACCGGATTCTGATCGACGTGCGCGGCGAACGCCGCATGGAGATTTCCTCGCTCAGGGAGCGGATAGAGTCGGCCCCGTCACTCCCCCCTCCCGCAAAGGAACCGGCTGTTGAAAAGCCTTTGCGGCCGACGGTTGCCAAGGCGGTTCCCGTTGCTATCGGCAAGATTCGCCGGGTGGTGGTCGATCCGGGGCATGGGGGGCACGATCCCGGCGCCATCGGCGCGGGCGGCACCAGGGAAAAGGACGTGGTGCTCGCTATCGGTCTGAAGCTCGCCAAAAGGCTCAAGGAGGAGCTCGGTCTGGATGTGGTCATGACCCGTTCCACCGATGTTTTCCTGGAACTCCAGGAGCGGACGGCCATTGCCAACCAGGTGGGGGCAGACCTCTTCATCTCCGTCCATGCCAATGCGGCCCCCAATCGAGCCAGCGCCGGGATCGAGACCTACTATCTCAGTCTGGCCAAGACCGAGAAGGCTGCCCAGCTTGCGGCCAAGGAAAACGGTACCTCCCTGGAAAAGGTGAGCCTGCTCCAGGCGGTGCTGTTCGACCTGATGGTCAATTACAAGATCAACGATTCCGCCCACCTGGCAGAAGTAGTGCAGAAAGAGCTCCATCACAAGGTGGATGTGCAGTATCCGGTCAAGTCGCTGGGGGTGAAACAGGGGCCGTTCTACGTGCTGGTCGGTGCCACCATGCCGAGCATCCTGGTGGAGACCGCCTTTCTCAGCAATGAGAAAGAGGAACAGCGTCTGCGGGATGCCCAGTATCAGGAAATGACAGCCGACGGGATCATGGAAGGCGTCAGGGCGTACATCGTCAGTCAGCATCAGCAGTCAGCCTATGTGCGACAGGGTGACACAGGCCGCTGA
- the mutS gene encoding DNA mismatch repair protein MutS: MSHHTEHTPMMRQYLEIKSQYPDAILFFRLGDFYEMFLDDAVKAARILDITLTSRNKSSDGTDVPLCGIPFHSAGPYLARLVEAGEKVAICEQVEDPKGAKGIVRREVVKVVTPGLVVDSDSLQPKENNYLAALAPGAGGTWGLACLDISTGEFRATELSDAAAASAELLCLNPREILLPASLSAAESRAGLAEVLTDRLVSPLDEWVFEYDYARRLHESILAGPAPTAVDGRNLKEGLLAAGAILHYLRETQKGSASHIRQLLPYATTQHLVLDERTRRNLELTVTLQDGKRKGSLLWLMDRTVTAMGGRKLKQWINYPLVSVEKINDRHDAIGEFVESQQFRREVSGQLNGVADLERLNGRISLASASAKDLAALRVSLERLPALLALLSDVAAPLLRETVRAIDPLDDLVSLISSGIVENPPFVLREGGIIAAGFNAELDELRLISREGKGFIAQLEAREKTRTGISSLKVRYNKVFGYYIEITKTHLASIPDDYLRKQTLVNAERFITPELKEYEEKVLGAEDRIAELEYSLFQAIREQVAAQAERIARTADAVATLDVLTALAELAHDRSYCRPEMNDSDRIEITDGRHPVVEAMHLAERFVPNDTLLDNGDNQLLMITGPNMAGKSTYMRQVALITLMAQVGSFVPAEKAVIGLADRIFTRIGASDNLASGQSTFMVEMAETANILHHATPKSLVLLDEIGRGTSTFDGVSIAWAVAEYLHDARQHAARTLFATHYHELTELCVTRPGIKNFNIAVREWNEQIIFLRKIVSGGTSHSYGIQVARLAGLPMDVVERAKEILKNLEQGEFTEGGEPRIANPKGKKRSAPVAQLSLFGDNDELRQRLRELEVTRLTPLEALNILDELQRMA, translated from the coding sequence ATGAGCCACCATACTGAACATACACCCATGATGCGCCAGTATCTGGAGATCAAGTCCCAGTACCCTGACGCCATCCTCTTTTTCCGCCTCGGCGACTTCTACGAGATGTTCCTCGACGATGCCGTCAAGGCTGCCCGCATCCTCGACATTACCCTCACCTCCCGCAACAAGAGCTCCGACGGCACTGATGTGCCGCTCTGTGGCATCCCGTTCCATTCCGCCGGTCCCTACCTGGCCAGGCTGGTCGAGGCAGGGGAGAAGGTGGCCATCTGCGAGCAGGTCGAAGATCCCAAGGGGGCCAAGGGGATCGTCAGGCGCGAGGTGGTCAAGGTCGTCACCCCCGGCCTGGTGGTGGACAGCGACTCCCTGCAGCCCAAGGAGAACAATTATCTGGCCGCGCTTGCTCCCGGCGCGGGCGGGACATGGGGGCTTGCCTGCCTGGATATCTCCACCGGCGAGTTCCGGGCCACCGAACTCTCCGACGCTGCTGCGGCCTCTGCAGAGCTTCTCTGTCTCAATCCCCGCGAAATCCTGCTCCCCGCATCCCTTAGCGCGGCGGAGAGCCGTGCCGGGCTTGCCGAGGTGCTGACCGACCGGCTGGTCTCGCCGCTGGACGAGTGGGTGTTCGAATACGATTACGCCCGGCGCCTCCACGAGTCGATACTCGCCGGACCGGCCCCGACCGCAGTTGACGGCAGGAACCTGAAGGAAGGTCTCCTTGCCGCCGGCGCAATCCTGCACTACCTGCGCGAAACACAGAAGGGGAGCGCATCCCACATCCGCCAGCTCCTTCCCTATGCCACCACCCAGCACTTGGTCTTGGACGAGCGGACCCGGCGCAACCTGGAGCTGACCGTTACCCTGCAGGATGGCAAGCGGAAGGGGTCCCTGCTCTGGCTCATGGACCGGACCGTCACGGCCATGGGGGGAAGAAAGCTCAAGCAGTGGATTAATTATCCACTGGTATCTGTCGAAAAAATAAACGATCGACATGATGCCATCGGGGAATTCGTCGAGAGCCAGCAGTTTCGCCGGGAGGTCAGCGGGCAGCTGAATGGCGTTGCCGACCTGGAGCGCCTGAACGGCCGGATCAGCCTGGCATCCGCATCAGCCAAGGATCTGGCGGCCCTGCGTGTCTCCCTGGAGCGGCTGCCGGCCCTGCTCGCGCTGCTGTCCGATGTTGCCGCGCCGCTGCTTCGGGAGACGGTCCGCGCCATCGATCCGCTGGACGACCTGGTCTCGTTGATCAGCTCAGGCATCGTGGAGAACCCCCCGTTCGTGCTGCGGGAGGGGGGGATCATTGCCGCCGGTTTCAACGCCGAACTGGATGAGCTCCGCCTGATCAGCCGGGAGGGAAAGGGGTTCATCGCCCAGCTGGAGGCCCGCGAGAAGACACGCACCGGCATCTCGTCGCTCAAGGTCCGCTACAACAAGGTCTTTGGCTATTACATCGAGATTACCAAGACCCATCTCGCCTCCATCCCCGACGATTATCTGCGCAAGCAGACCCTGGTCAATGCCGAGCGCTTCATCACCCCGGAGCTGAAGGAATACGAAGAAAAGGTCCTGGGGGCGGAGGACCGGATCGCCGAGCTGGAGTATTCCCTGTTCCAGGCGATCCGCGAGCAGGTGGCGGCCCAGGCCGAGCGGATAGCACGCACCGCCGATGCCGTTGCCACCCTCGACGTGCTCACTGCCCTGGCCGAACTCGCCCACGACCGGAGCTACTGCCGGCCCGAGATGAACGACAGCGACCGGATCGAGATCACTGACGGTCGCCACCCCGTGGTGGAGGCGATGCACCTGGCGGAACGCTTCGTCCCCAACGATACCCTGCTGGACAACGGGGATAACCAGCTCCTGATGATCACCGGCCCCAACATGGCCGGCAAGTCGACCTACATGCGCCAGGTCGCCCTCATTACACTCATGGCGCAGGTCGGGAGTTTCGTCCCGGCGGAAAAGGCGGTCATTGGCCTTGCCGACCGAATCTTCACCCGGATCGGCGCCTCGGACAACCTGGCCAGCGGGCAGTCCACCTTCATGGTGGAGATGGCCGAGACCGCCAACATCCTGCACCATGCCACCCCCAAAAGCCTGGTACTCCTGGACGAGATCGGCCGGGGGACATCGACCTTCGACGGGGTCTCCATTGCCTGGGCCGTGGCCGAGTACCTCCACGATGCCCGTCAGCACGCTGCCAGGACCCTGTTTGCCACGCATTACCACGAATTGACCGAACTGTGCGTCACCCGGCCGGGGATCAAAAACTTCAACATCGCGGTCCGGGAATGGAACGAGCAGATCATCTTTCTCCGCAAGATCGTATCCGGCGGGACCTCCCATTCCTATGGCATCCAGGTCGCCCGGCTCGCCGGGCTGCCGATGGATGTGGTGGAGCGGGCCAAAGAGATCCTGAAGAACCTTGAGCAGGGGGAGTTTACCGAAGGAGGGGAGCCGCGGATCGCCAACCCGAAGGGGAAGAAGCGGTCCGCACCGGTGGCGCAGCTCTCCCTGTTCGGCGACAACGACGAACTGCGGCAACGGCTCAGAGAGCTGGAAGTGACCCGTCTTACCCCGCTGGAGGCTTTGAATATCCTCGACGAACTGCAAAGGATGGCGTGA